One segment of Rhodocyclaceae bacterium DNA contains the following:
- a CDS encoding anaerobic sulfatase maturase, with translation MPDSGPPGFHLLAKPSGSTCNIDCTYCFFLSKEALYPNDRSRMSAATLEAYIRQLLESHRVPEVTVAWQGGEPTLMKLEFFEHAVELVEKYRRPGQTVKHTFQTNGLLLDDAWCRFFKQHDFLVGLSVDGPRELHDTYRLDRRGKGTFDLVMKGWRALRRHDVEFNILCTVNAANQHHGRTVYRFFRDELGAKWVQFIPIVERATEQTIGIANKGWSEVPGEKRLLYTQTGNLVTERTVGSEQYGRFLIDVFEEWVRRDVGQVYVQLFDVTLEAFFGRHLLCIHAPTCGYGPALEHNGDLYSCDHFVEPKHLLGNIHKTHMLTMVASPEQRRFGQGKRDSLTQQCQTCKVRNWCNGGCPKDRFALSKDGEPGQNYLCAGLEKFFMHTGPTFNVMAQLYRKGHPPAEVMTSIAALDARRDAYQPCPCGSGSKFRFCHGDRDPKTPFSGVEPAAPQVQAQASSAAGQRS, from the coding sequence ATGCCCGACTCGGGTCCGCCGGGGTTTCATCTGCTGGCCAAGCCCAGCGGGTCGACCTGCAACATCGATTGCACCTACTGTTTCTTCCTGTCCAAGGAAGCGCTGTACCCGAACGACCGGAGCCGGATGTCGGCAGCCACGCTCGAGGCCTACATCCGCCAGTTGCTCGAATCTCACCGCGTGCCCGAGGTCACCGTAGCCTGGCAGGGCGGCGAGCCGACGCTGATGAAGCTGGAGTTCTTCGAGCATGCGGTCGAGCTGGTCGAGAAGTACCGCCGGCCCGGTCAGACGGTAAAGCACACCTTCCAGACCAACGGCCTGCTCCTGGACGACGCCTGGTGCAGGTTCTTCAAGCAGCACGATTTCCTGGTCGGCCTGAGCGTGGACGGCCCGCGTGAACTGCACGACACCTATCGGCTGGACCGCCGCGGCAAGGGTACCTTCGACCTGGTGATGAAGGGCTGGCGGGCGCTGCGCAGGCACGACGTCGAGTTCAATATCCTGTGCACGGTCAATGCAGCCAACCAGCACCACGGGCGCACGGTCTATCGCTTCTTCCGCGACGAGCTGGGTGCGAAGTGGGTCCAGTTCATCCCCATCGTCGAGCGCGCCACCGAGCAGACCATCGGCATCGCCAACAAGGGCTGGAGCGAGGTGCCCGGCGAGAAGCGCCTGCTCTATACCCAGACCGGTAACCTGGTGACCGAACGCACGGTGGGTTCCGAGCAGTACGGCCGCTTCCTGATCGACGTGTTCGAGGAATGGGTGCGGCGCGACGTGGGGCAGGTCTATGTGCAGTTGTTCGACGTCACGCTCGAGGCCTTCTTCGGCCGCCACCTGCTGTGCATCCATGCGCCCACCTGCGGCTACGGCCCGGCGCTCGAGCACAACGGCGACCTCTACTCGTGCGATCACTTCGTCGAACCGAAGCACCTGCTGGGCAACATCCACAAGACGCACATGCTCACCATGGTCGCCTCGCCCGAGCAGCGCAGGTTCGGCCAGGGCAAGCGCGACTCGCTGACGCAGCAGTGCCAGACGTGCAAGGTGCGCAACTGGTGCAATGGCGGCTGCCCCAAAGACCGCTTCGCGCTCAGCAAGGATGGCGAGCCGGGCCAGAACTATCTCTGCGCCGGGCTCGAGAAGTTCTTCATGCACACAGGGCCGACCTTCAACGTGATGGCCCAGTTGTACAGGAAGGGCCACCCGCCCGCCGAGGTGATGACCAGCATCGCCGCGCTGGACGCCCGGCGCGATGCCTACCAGCCTTGCCCCTGCGGCAGCGGCAGCAAGTTCCGCTTCTGCCACGGCGACCGCGATCCGAAGACGCCGTTCAGCGGTGTCGAGCCAGCGGCGCCGCAGGTCCAGGCCCAGG
- a CDS encoding SulP family inorganic anion transporter, with amino-acid sequence MKLPVAGWLPSYRREWLRADTVAGLTAAAVVIPKAMAIAAIAGLPVEIGLYTALAAMLVYPLLGGSRPLSVTSTSAIAMLVAAQIAVTTAQNPDADARAVATTLALLVGLMLVAARLLRLGFLANFISKPVLVGFEAGVGVVIVIGALKSVLGLHFASHGSVGILLELPSLMPQVHVQTLLVAVAGIVVLMGLPRLLPRLSAPLTWVAVSIAVAALFDLQGLGVKSVGAVPSGLPVLAWPELQFVASLWPAALGIALMSFTESVAAARTFQQRDDTPVDANRELLAVGAANLAAAGVGGMPAGGGTSQTAIADKAGARSQMAQWVNALVVLLTLLLLSNVIGLLPDPALGALIMVLGLGMVKPAAFRAIARVRRDEFFWALATLAGVVLIGTLQGILIAVAISMLTLLYHANHPPVYRGAYSRAQGVFRRAGDNAQDETFPGLLLLRTEGRLNFANAANVSARMQALIAQTQPPPQVIVLDCSAIPDIEYTALLMLTEAEQSLRARGIELWLAGVAPDLRQLLDRAPLGEALGPQRVFHNLFKALEAWQSRGGEPGQ; translated from the coding sequence ATGAAACTGCCTGTCGCCGGCTGGTTGCCATCCTACCGACGCGAGTGGCTGCGCGCCGACACGGTCGCCGGGCTCACCGCCGCCGCGGTGGTGATCCCCAAGGCGATGGCCATCGCAGCCATCGCCGGCCTTCCCGTCGAGATCGGCCTCTACACCGCGCTGGCGGCGATGCTGGTCTATCCACTGCTGGGCGGCTCGCGCCCGCTCAGCGTCACCAGCACCTCGGCCATCGCGATGCTGGTGGCCGCGCAGATCGCGGTCACCACGGCGCAGAATCCGGACGCCGATGCGCGCGCGGTGGCCACCACGCTGGCCCTGCTGGTCGGCCTGATGCTGGTGGCCGCCCGACTGCTGCGGCTGGGCTTCCTGGCGAACTTCATCTCGAAGCCTGTGCTGGTGGGGTTCGAGGCCGGGGTCGGCGTGGTGATCGTGATCGGTGCGCTCAAGTCGGTGCTGGGCCTGCATTTCGCCAGCCACGGCAGCGTCGGCATCCTGCTGGAACTGCCGTCGCTGATGCCGCAGGTTCACGTTCAGACGCTGCTGGTCGCCGTCGCCGGCATCGTCGTGCTGATGGGCCTGCCGAGGCTGCTGCCGCGTCTGTCGGCGCCGCTTACCTGGGTGGCGGTGAGCATCGCGGTCGCCGCCCTGTTCGATCTGCAGGGGCTGGGTGTCAAGTCGGTCGGCGCAGTACCCTCCGGCCTGCCGGTGCTGGCCTGGCCCGAGCTGCAGTTCGTGGCTTCATTGTGGCCGGCGGCGCTGGGCATCGCGCTGATGTCTTTCACCGAATCGGTCGCGGCCGCACGCACCTTCCAGCAGCGCGACGACACGCCGGTCGATGCCAATCGTGAACTGCTGGCAGTGGGCGCGGCCAATCTGGCGGCGGCGGGGGTGGGCGGCATGCCGGCGGGCGGCGGTACCTCGCAGACGGCCATCGCCGACAAGGCCGGTGCGCGCAGCCAGATGGCGCAGTGGGTCAACGCCCTGGTGGTGCTGCTGACCCTGCTGCTGCTGTCGAACGTGATCGGCCTGCTGCCCGACCCGGCACTGGGTGCACTGATCATGGTGCTGGGACTGGGCATGGTCAAGCCGGCTGCGTTTCGCGCCATCGCCCGTGTGCGGCGAGACGAGTTCTTCTGGGCGCTGGCCACGCTCGCCGGCGTGGTGCTGATCGGTACGCTGCAAGGCATCCTGATCGCGGTAGCGATCTCGATGCTCACGCTGCTCTACCACGCGAACCATCCGCCGGTTTACCGGGGCGCCTACAGCCGGGCGCAAGGCGTATTTCGTCGCGCAGGCGACAACGCGCAAGACGAAACATTTCCCGGTCTGCTGCTGCTGCGCACCGAAGGCCGGTTGAACTTTGCCAACGCCGCCAACGTGTCTGCCCGGATGCAGGCGCTGATCGCGCAGACCCAGCCACCGCCGCAGGTGATCGTGCTCGACTGCAGTGCGATCCCCGACATCGAGTACACCGCGCTTCTGATGCTCACCGAGGCCGAGCAGAGCCTGCGGGCACGCGGCATCGAGCTCTGGCTGGCCGGCGTGGCGCCTGACCTGCGCCAGTTGCTCGATCGCGCGCCGCTGGGCGAAGCACTTGGCCCGCAGCGTGTCTTTCACAATCTGTTCAAGGCGCTGGAAGCCTGGCAGAGCCGGGGGGGCGAGCCCGGGCAATGA
- a CDS encoding DUF202 domain-containing protein → MAADRTLMAADRSLMAWIRTALSMISFGFTIYKLLQGFEEAGTQLTHASSPRAMGMFLTGMGTVAMVLGTVEYWFRLKDLRKQNGFAIWRPSFVMALLMSAIGLFLFIAIIARAL, encoded by the coding sequence ATGGCAGCCGACCGCACCCTGATGGCAGCGGACCGGTCGTTGATGGCCTGGATACGCACCGCGCTGTCGATGATCAGCTTCGGCTTCACCATCTACAAGCTGCTGCAGGGCTTCGAGGAGGCGGGTACCCAGCTGACCCACGCCAGCAGCCCGCGCGCCATGGGCATGTTCCTGACCGGCATGGGTACGGTAGCGATGGTGCTGGGCACCGTCGAGTACTGGTTCCGCCTCAAGGACCTGCGCAAGCAGAACGGTTTCGCGATCTGGCGCCCGTCATTCGTGATGGCCCTGTTGATGTCGGCGATCGGTCTGTTCCTGTTCATCGCCATCATTGCCAGGGCCCTGTGA
- a CDS encoding DUF1254 domain-containing protein, with amino-acid sequence MTTNALAALGLSEKDVVDTYIYVLARYLVIRQERIDIAEESVDYNVIKFNELGKAEFVNPNLDVAYLEAWFAVDETTPVVLEVPKVEGRYYTAQIMDEWADILYNVNERNLPDCPHGRFALCLAGSNPTIPDGAFRLDLPSRKAKMLARVERKGDDQGALALQHQFRIIKSREPAIVPAVEIPMFSNKELIAVDAFSQPMLDQVLDSAPDNMKLAPGMQKQARDIAAFVAKAEDNRAAIDAIIRQKAIPGLVQFVRSYGDKRGGWIATTGKDTGFGEDFWFRAAANFAGIWWNNNQEVVYFIGEADAAGTPLDGDSVYVLDFKPEDLPEKHVNAYWSLTLMSLPDYRVVPNRIDRFNFNNQSRFEFEPDGSLKLHLACELPDGVPESNWLPCPKGRPFTLNLRTYVPKAEILSGEYYVPPIVKTA; translated from the coding sequence ATGACTACCAACGCGCTTGCGGCACTGGGCCTTTCCGAGAAGGACGTCGTCGACACCTACATCTACGTCCTCGCTCGTTACCTGGTGATCCGCCAGGAACGCATCGACATCGCCGAGGAGTCGGTCGACTACAACGTGATCAAGTTCAACGAACTCGGCAAGGCGGAGTTCGTGAACCCGAATCTCGATGTCGCATACCTCGAGGCGTGGTTCGCCGTGGACGAGACGACGCCGGTCGTGCTGGAAGTGCCCAAGGTGGAAGGACGCTACTACACCGCGCAGATCATGGATGAGTGGGCCGACATCCTCTACAACGTCAACGAGCGTAACTTGCCGGATTGTCCGCATGGCCGGTTCGCGCTTTGCCTGGCGGGATCGAACCCGACGATTCCCGACGGCGCATTCCGGCTCGACCTGCCGTCGCGTAAGGCCAAGATGCTGGCGCGGGTGGAACGCAAGGGCGACGACCAGGGCGCGTTGGCCTTGCAGCATCAGTTCAGGATCATCAAGTCGAGGGAACCCGCGATCGTGCCCGCAGTGGAAATCCCGATGTTCAGCAACAAGGAACTCATCGCGGTCGATGCGTTCTCGCAGCCCATGCTGGATCAGGTACTCGACAGCGCGCCGGACAACATGAAACTGGCGCCGGGCATGCAGAAGCAGGCCCGCGACATCGCAGCCTTCGTCGCGAAGGCAGAAGACAATCGCGCCGCGATCGACGCGATCATCCGGCAGAAGGCGATTCCAGGCCTCGTGCAGTTCGTGCGCAGTTACGGCGACAAGCGCGGCGGCTGGATCGCCACGACCGGCAAGGACACGGGGTTCGGCGAGGATTTCTGGTTCCGCGCGGCCGCCAACTTTGCCGGCATCTGGTGGAACAACAACCAGGAAGTTGTCTATTTCATCGGCGAAGCGGACGCCGCCGGCACGCCCCTGGATGGCGACAGCGTGTATGTCCTCGACTTCAAGCCGGAGGACCTGCCGGAGAAGCACGTCAATGCCTACTGGTCGTTGACGTTGATGTCATTGCCGGATTACCGGGTGGTTCCCAACCGGATCGACCGGTTCAACTTCAACAACCAGTCCCGGTTCGAGTTCGAACCGGATGGTTCCTTGAAACTGCATCTGGCATGCGAGCTTCCGGACGGCGTCCCGGAGTCGAACTGGTTGCCATGCCCCAAAGGCAGGCCGTTCACGCTCAACCTGCGCACGTATGTGCCGAAGGCGGAAATCCTGTCCGGTGAGTACTACGTGCCGCCGATCGTGAAGACGGCGTAG
- a CDS encoding DUF1254 domain-containing protein: protein MSNPEAQQLPTTGVVESRLGKIELTNGYPTDATAKSIFDEIDFQRGCQAYLWALPLMAMQQWQAEQREKFGAGNLDFVDYLTFTDKLGLLTANATTPYIMAFPSMEGMGPLVMEIPAGPTAGGVVDFWQRPITDSGQTGPDKGAGGKYLILGPNDPEMRPDGYHVFRSSTVNVWVAHRVLEPDPEKAMALVAAIRIYPYSQRENPPLAVHIRPNGRKWSGTQPTGLAYWEGLSRIINEEPVHERDRMIMGMLQPLGIEKGRPFNPDARQTKTLIEAARVGEVMARTIGYEKRFHGAKVWPGKQWDLSLFLEETNQEAAHHTQLDERTSWFYEAVGVSVGMMGRTVGLGQVYLESSKDSQGRWLEGSENYALHVPPDAPVVQFWSFTVYDNETRCFVDTGVQPDRSSRDNIVKNADGSVDLYFGPQAPAGKPESNWIQTIPGKGWFTYFRLYGPTQPYFDRSWVLPDIERV from the coding sequence ATGAGCAACCCTGAAGCGCAGCAATTGCCCACCACTGGTGTCGTCGAGTCCCGGCTCGGAAAGATCGAGCTGACGAACGGCTATCCGACGGACGCGACCGCCAAGAGCATCTTCGACGAGATCGATTTCCAGCGCGGCTGCCAGGCCTATCTCTGGGCGCTGCCGCTCATGGCCATGCAGCAGTGGCAGGCGGAGCAGCGCGAGAAGTTCGGTGCAGGCAATCTGGATTTCGTCGACTACCTCACGTTCACGGACAAACTCGGCCTGCTCACCGCCAACGCCACGACCCCGTACATCATGGCGTTCCCCAGCATGGAGGGCATGGGCCCGCTGGTGATGGAAATTCCTGCCGGTCCGACGGCCGGCGGTGTCGTCGATTTCTGGCAGCGACCGATCACGGATTCCGGACAGACCGGACCCGACAAGGGCGCGGGTGGCAAGTACCTCATCCTCGGGCCGAACGACCCGGAAATGCGTCCGGATGGTTATCACGTCTTCCGCTCGTCCACGGTCAACGTCTGGGTCGCGCACCGCGTACTCGAGCCCGATCCCGAAAAGGCGATGGCGCTGGTGGCAGCCATACGCATCTATCCCTACAGCCAGCGCGAGAATCCGCCGCTGGCCGTGCACATCAGGCCGAATGGCCGCAAATGGAGCGGGACACAGCCCACCGGGCTGGCCTACTGGGAGGGACTGTCCAGGATCATCAACGAGGAGCCCGTACACGAACGCGACCGGATGATCATGGGAATGCTCCAGCCGCTGGGGATCGAGAAGGGCAGGCCCTTCAACCCGGATGCACGGCAGACGAAGACGCTCATCGAAGCGGCCCGCGTCGGCGAGGTGATGGCGCGCACGATCGGCTACGAAAAGCGCTTCCACGGCGCGAAGGTCTGGCCGGGCAAGCAGTGGGATCTTTCGCTGTTCCTGGAAGAAACCAACCAGGAGGCTGCGCACCATACGCAACTCGACGAGCGCACGTCGTGGTTCTACGAGGCGGTCGGTGTCTCTGTCGGCATGATGGGGCGCACGGTGGGACTCGGCCAGGTCTACCTGGAATCGTCGAAAGACAGCCAGGGACGTTGGCTCGAGGGCAGCGAAAACTATGCACTGCACGTGCCACCCGATGCGCCTGTGGTCCAGTTCTGGTCGTTCACGGTCTATGACAATGAAACGCGCTGCTTCGTCGATACGGGCGTGCAACCGGATCGTTCGTCGCGCGACAACATCGTCAAGAATGCCGACGGCTCGGTCGACCTGTACTTCGGGCCGCAGGCGCCTGCCGGAAAGCCGGAGTCGAACTGGATCCAGACGATCCCCGGCAAGGGCTGGTTCACGTACTTCCGACTGTATGGGCCGACCCAGCCTTACTTCGACCGCTCCTGGGTACTTCCAGACATTGAACGGGTGTAG